The Eubacteriaceae bacterium Marseille-Q4139 genome has a window encoding:
- the tet(W) gene encoding tetracycline resistance ribosomal protection protein Tet(W) → MKIINIGILAHVDAGKTTLTESLLYASGAISEPGSVEKGTTRTDTMFLERQRGITIQAAVTSFQWHRCKVNIVDTPGHMDFLAEVYRSLAVLDGAILVISAKDGVQAQTRILFHALRKMNIPTVIFINKIDQAGVDLQSVVQSVRDKLSADIIIKQTVSLSPEIVLEENTDIEAWDAVIENNDELLEKYIAGEPISREKLAREEQQRVQDASLFPVYHGSAKNGLGIQPLMDAVTGLFQPIGEQGGAALCGSVFKVEYTDCGQRRVYLRLYSGTLRLRDTVALAGREKLKITEMRIPSKGEIVRTDTAYQGEIVILPSDSVRLNDVLGDQTRLPRKRWREDPLPMLRTTIAPKTAAQRERLLDALTQLADTDPLLRCEVDSITHEIILSFLGRVQLEVVSALLSEKYKLETVVKEPSVIYMERPLKAASHTIHIEVPPNPFWASIGLSVTPLSLGSGVQYESRVSLGYLNQSFQNAVRDGIRYGLEQGLFGWNVTDCKICFEYGLYYSPVSTPADFRSLAPIVLEQALKESGTQLLEPYLSFILYAPQEYLSRAYHDAPKYCATIETAQVKKDEVVFTGEIPARCIQAYRTDLAFYTNGRSVCLTELKGYQAAVGQPVIQPRRPNSRLDKVRHMFQKVM, encoded by the coding sequence ATGAAAATAATCAATATTGGAATTCTTGCCCATGTAGACGCTGGAAAGACGACCTTGACGGAGAGCCTGCTATATGCCAGCGGAGCCATTTCAGAACCGGGGAGCGTCGAAAAAGGGACAACGAGGACGGACACCATGTTTTTGGAGCGGCAGCGTGGGATTACCATTCAAGCGGCAGTCACTTCCTTCCAGTGGCACAGATGTAAAGTTAACATTGTGGATACGCCCGGCCACATGGATTTTTTGGCGGAGGTGTACCGCTCTTTGGCTGTTTTAGATGGGGCCATCTTGGTGATCTCCGCTAAAGATGGCGTGCAGGCCCAGACCCGTATTCTGTTCCATGCCCTGCGGAAAATGAACATTCCCACCGTTATCTTTATCAACAAGATCGACCAGGCTGGCGTTGATTTGCAGAGCGTGGTTCAGTCTGTTCGGGATAAGCTCTCCGCCGATATTATCATCAAGCAGACGGTGTCGCTGTCCCCGGAAATAGTCCTGGAGGAAAATACCGACATAGAAGCATGGGATGCGGTCATCGAAAATAACGATGAATTATTGGAAAAGTATATCGCAGGAGAACCAATCAGCCGGGAAAAACTTGCGCGGGAGGAACAGCAGCGGGTTCAAGACGCCTCCCTGTTCCCAGTCTATCATGGCAGCGCCAAAAATGGCCTTGGCATTCAACCGTTGATGGATGCGGTGACAGGGCTGTTCCAACCGATTGGGGAACAGGGGGGCGCCGCCCTATGCGGCAGCGTTTTCAAGGTTGAGTACACCGATTGCGGCCAGCGGCGTGTCTATCTACGGTTATACAGCGGAACGCTGCGCCTGCGGGATACGGTGGCCCTGGCCGGGAGAGAAAAGCTGAAAATCACAGAGATGCGTATTCCATCCAAAGGGGAAATTGTTCGGACAGACACCGCTTATCAGGGTGAAATTGTTATCCTTCCCAGCGACAGCGTGAGGTTAAACGATGTATTAGGGGACCAAACCCGGCTCCCTCGTAAAAGGTGGCGCGAGGACCCCCTCCCCATGCTGCGGACGACGATTGCGCCGAAAACGGCAGCGCAAAGAGAACGGCTGCTGGACGCTCTTACGCAACTTGCGGATACTGACCCGCTTTTGCGTTGCGAAGTGGATTCCATCACCCATGAGATCATTCTTTCTTTTTTGGGCCGGGTGCAGTTGGAGGTTGTTTCCGCTTTGCTGTCGGAAAAATACAAGCTTGAAACAGTGGTAAAGGAACCCTCCGTCATTTATATGGAGCGGCCGCTCAAAGCAGCCAGCCACACCATCCATATCGAGGTGCCGCCCAACCCGTTTTGGGCATCCATAGGACTGTCTGTTACACCACTCTCGCTTGGCTCCGGTGTACAATACGAGAGCCGGGTTTCGCTGGGATACTTGAACCAGAGTTTTCAAAACGCTGTCAGGGATGGTATCCGTTACGGGCTGGAGCAGGGCTTGTTCGGCTGGAACGTAACGGACTGTAAGATTTGCTTTGAATACGGGCTTTATTACAGTCCGGTCAGCACGCCGGCGGACTTCCGCTCATTGGCCCCGATTGTATTGGAACAGGCATTGAAGGAATCGGGGACGCAGCTGCTGGAACCTTATCTCTCCTTCATCCTCTATGCGCCCCAGGAATACCTTTCCAGGGCTTATCATGATGCACCGAAATACTGTGCCACCATCGAAACGGCCCAGGTAAAAAAGGATGAAGTTGTCTTTACTGGCGAGATTCCCGCCCGCTGTATACAGGCATACCGTACTGATCTGGCCTTTTACACCAACGGGCGGAGCGTATGCCTTACAGAGCTGAAAGGATATCAGGCCGCTGTCGGTCAGCCGGTCATCCAGCCCCGCCGTCCAAACAGCCGCCTGGACAAGGTGCGCCATATGTTTCAGAAGGTAATGTAA
- a CDS encoding IS110-like element ISEnfa110 family transposase — protein MNCVGIDVSKGKSMIAVMRPFGEVVVSPFEVRHTANELSELAGLLKSLDGETRVVMESTGNYHAPVAWLLHDAGLYVSVVNAMLVHDYGNNSLRRAKTDKKDAVKLANYGLDHWLTLPRYIPEEDTRLMLKICYRQYQQYSKVQTMLKNNLISLLDTTFPDANRLFTSPPRADGSEKWVDFVATFWHCECVCGRSEKAFTTQYQKWCRKHGYNFSEDKALDIYASACRHFGVIPKTDTAKLLVEQAISQLQTTSSALAALKQEMQSLAASLPEYPVVMGMFGVGPTLGPQLLAEIGDVRRFHSKKALVAFAGIDAPPYQSGQIDVRSRSISKRGSASLRRTLFLVMSVILQCAPIDEPVYQFMDKKRSEGKPYRVYMMASANKFLRIYYASVKAYLESLEHD, from the coding sequence ATGAACTGCGTTGGCATCGATGTTTCCAAGGGTAAGAGCATGATTGCAGTCATGCGGCCCTTCGGAGAGGTAGTGGTTTCACCCTTTGAAGTACGTCACACCGCCAATGAACTGAGCGAGCTGGCAGGACTGCTCAAAAGCCTGGACGGCGAGACCCGTGTGGTGATGGAATCCACGGGTAATTACCATGCTCCGGTGGCCTGGCTGCTCCACGACGCGGGCCTTTATGTCTCGGTAGTCAATGCAATGCTGGTGCATGACTACGGAAACAACAGTTTAAGACGGGCCAAAACCGACAAAAAGGATGCCGTAAAGCTGGCCAACTACGGTCTTGACCACTGGCTCACATTGCCGAGATATATCCCGGAGGAGGATACCCGACTCATGCTGAAAATCTGCTACCGGCAGTACCAACAGTATTCCAAAGTTCAGACCATGCTGAAGAATAACCTGATCTCCCTGCTGGACACCACCTTCCCAGACGCAAATCGCTTGTTTACCAGTCCGCCCCGCGCCGATGGCAGCGAGAAGTGGGTGGACTTTGTCGCTACTTTTTGGCATTGCGAGTGCGTTTGTGGCCGGTCTGAGAAGGCCTTTACTACCCAATACCAGAAGTGGTGCAGAAAGCACGGCTACAATTTCAGCGAGGATAAGGCGCTGGATATTTATGCCTCTGCTTGCAGACACTTCGGTGTCATACCGAAAACGGATACGGCAAAACTTTTGGTAGAACAGGCCATTTCTCAACTCCAGACAACTTCTTCCGCGTTAGCTGCTCTCAAACAGGAGATGCAATCCCTGGCAGCTTCTCTGCCGGAGTATCCTGTAGTGATGGGGATGTTTGGTGTTGGCCCAACCCTCGGCCCTCAACTCCTGGCTGAAATTGGCGATGTACGCCGTTTTCATTCCAAAAAAGCGTTGGTTGCCTTTGCGGGTATTGACGCCCCGCCCTACCAATCCGGTCAAATAGATGTCCGTAGCCGTAGCATTTCCAAGCGAGGATCTGCCTCACTGCGCAGGACGCTCTTTCTGGTGATGAGCGTCATCCTGCAATGTGCTCCAATAGACGAGCCGGTGTACCAGTTCATGGACAAGAAACGCTCTGAAGGCAAGCCATATCGTGTCTACATGATGGCCTCTGCCAACAAGTTCCTGCGCATCTACTACGCTTCTGTGAAAGCCTACTTGGAATCCCTGGAGCACGACTGA
- a CDS encoding recombinase family protein: MSRKKQVNQKITALYCRISLDDGGDNESMSISNQKLMLKEFAEKNGMFQYEYYVDDGYTGRNFNRPAFQRMIADIEAGKIGCVITKDLSRLGRNYIEAGSYIEIFFPKHNVRYIAITDGVDSLTRQEMDITPFKNILNDMYSRDISKKVLAGRMTRSRQGKFCGGQPPLGLMRDPEDRGHLILDPETAPVIRKIYDLALDGWGCMRIAKQLMEDKVPITRVKGNTACDVNYYAWGGARISHILRNPFYKGAHLVCRTHQKGIRSNTYNIIPREDWEIIEGCHEAIVTPEEWEQVQAIVDRRPPIMKGNACPFYNLFHGIIYCATCGKSMQVRYEKVGRTGKNRFTGEMREPIDKAYYICQTYNRLGKNACTSHKIEARDLYNLVLKDIQELAAMALKDADAFYQRLSSRMERRYMADASEMQKERERLEARNRQIDDMFLSLYTDKAKGVISEQRFVKLTAAMEQEQEENQRCLQELMRMLQQSDAQESEVRTFIREIRQYATIQELDETVLNRLISRILVGEVKKVDGQKVQEVRIVYNFVGEIFM; the protein is encoded by the coding sequence ATGAGCAGGAAAAAACAAGTCAATCAGAAAATCACAGCCCTCTATTGCCGTATTTCTCTGGACGATGGCGGCGATAACGAGAGTATGAGTATCAGCAATCAAAAACTTATGCTCAAGGAATTTGCCGAGAAAAACGGGATGTTCCAGTATGAGTATTATGTGGACGATGGTTACACAGGGCGTAATTTCAATCGTCCCGCTTTTCAGCGTATGATTGCCGATATTGAGGCCGGTAAAATTGGTTGTGTCATCACAAAAGATCTGTCCAGACTGGGAAGAAATTATATCGAAGCTGGAAGCTATATTGAAATCTTCTTCCCCAAACACAATGTCCGTTATATCGCCATTACCGATGGTGTGGACAGTTTGACCCGTCAGGAAATGGACATCACGCCGTTCAAGAATATCCTGAATGATATGTATAGCCGGGATATTTCCAAGAAAGTGCTGGCGGGGCGTATGACCCGTTCCCGACAGGGAAAGTTCTGTGGTGGACAGCCTCCCCTGGGGCTGATGCGTGACCCGGAGGATCGGGGACATTTGATCCTTGACCCGGAAACAGCACCGGTGATTCGCAAAATCTATGACCTGGCACTGGATGGCTGGGGTTGTATGCGGATTGCCAAGCAGTTGATGGAGGACAAGGTTCCCATCACCAGAGTAAAAGGAAATACAGCCTGCGATGTCAACTACTATGCGTGGGGCGGCGCAAGAATTAGCCATATCCTGCGTAACCCCTTTTATAAGGGCGCTCATCTGGTTTGCAGGACGCACCAGAAAGGGATTCGCTCCAACACCTATAACATCATTCCCCGTGAGGACTGGGAAATCATTGAGGGTTGTCATGAGGCGATTGTGACACCGGAGGAATGGGAACAGGTACAGGCAATCGTGGATCGCAGGCCCCCTATTATGAAAGGAAATGCTTGCCCCTTCTACAACTTGTTCCACGGCATTATCTACTGCGCCACCTGTGGGAAATCCATGCAGGTGCGGTATGAAAAGGTCGGCAGAACTGGCAAAAACCGCTTTACCGGCGAGATGCGGGAACCGATTGATAAGGCGTATTATATTTGTCAGACCTACAACCGGCTGGGCAAAAACGCCTGCACCAGCCATAAAATCGAAGCCAGGGATTTGTATAATCTCGTCCTGAAGGATATTCAGGAACTGGCAGCGATGGCGCTCAAAGATGCAGATGCCTTTTATCAGCGGTTGAGCAGCCGGATGGAGCGCCGATATATGGCGGATGCTTCCGAGATGCAGAAAGAGCGTGAGCGCCTGGAAGCCAGAAACCGGCAAATTGACGATATGTTTCTGAGCCTTTATACCGATAAGGCCAAAGGCGTGATCTCTGAGCAGCGGTTTGTGAAGTTGACCGCCGCCATGGAGCAGGAACAGGAAGAAAATCAGCGTTGTTTGCAGGAACTGATGCGAATGCTTCAGCAGTCTGACGCTCAGGAAAGTGAAGTCCGTACCTTTATCCGGGAGATTCGGCAGTATGCCACTATCCAAGAACTGGATGAAACGGTTCTGAACCGCCTGATCAGCCGTATTCTGGTGGGCGAGGTCAAGAAGGTTGATGGTCAGAAAGTTCAGGAGGTCAGGATCGTTTATAACTTTGTTGGCGAAATATTTATGTGA
- a CDS encoding serine/arginine repetitive matrix protein 2 → MKLTRHNGRSGKHGTYNPRHNDRRFDVENSEHIDTQRAKKNVYWDCYRGFTTPELRENPEQPDFSFEEIERMYYYEHYSDHVDAQNARNEKTRHTERNRTVEDLLKNNKTCPEESIYQIGTMEESVPAGTLALIVSEFYEEFERRFGSHIHILDWALHLDEGTPHIHERHVFDCKNRYGELCPQQEKALEELGFELPDPSKPKGKHNNRKQTFDAVCRTLLFDISRKHGVHLEQEPSYGGRAYLEKQDYILMKQKEQLAAQEQKLEELTLKIEDVETLVEEVSDIAYDKAVEVVTDAVRLETHKEDIRLVEETKNWVLSPERKAPQKEREYAAARLDGVISKIKNAMQSALTKIQKKLMQPEVKQAGKQQIQEKAKESILAFLKKAKQDSAQREYNRKKQREKQDIEL, encoded by the coding sequence TTGAAACTGACACGGCACAACGGACGCTCCGGCAAGCATGGCACCTATAATCCCCGGCACAATGACCGCCGGTTTGATGTGGAAAACAGCGAACACATTGATACCCAGCGAGCTAAGAAAAATGTGTACTGGGACTGCTACCGTGGCTTCACTACCCCGGAACTTCGGGAGAACCCGGAACAGCCAGATTTCAGCTTTGAAGAAATTGAGCGGATGTATTACTACGAGCATTACTCCGACCATGTAGATGCCCAGAATGCCCGAAACGAGAAAACCCGGCACACTGAGCGCAACCGCACGGTAGAAGATCTTTTGAAAAACAACAAGACCTGCCCAGAGGAAAGCATTTACCAGATCGGCACCATGGAAGAATCCGTTCCAGCGGGTACTCTGGCACTCATTGTCAGCGAATTTTACGAGGAGTTTGAACGGCGCTTTGGTTCCCATATCCACATTCTGGACTGGGCGCTGCATCTGGATGAGGGTACGCCTCACATCCACGAGCGCCATGTGTTTGACTGCAAAAACCGGTATGGGGAGTTGTGCCCCCAGCAGGAAAAGGCGCTGGAGGAACTGGGCTTTGAATTGCCTGATCCGAGTAAGCCCAAGGGCAAACACAACAATCGAAAACAAACCTTTGATGCAGTATGCCGCACGCTGCTCTTTGACATCAGCCGCAAACATGGGGTGCATTTGGAGCAGGAGCCGTCCTATGGTGGGCGGGCGTATCTGGAGAAACAGGACTATATCCTGATGAAGCAAAAGGAGCAGTTGGCCGCCCAGGAACAGAAGCTGGAGGAGCTGACCCTGAAAATCGAGGATGTGGAAACACTGGTGGAGGAAGTTTCGGATATTGCCTATGACAAGGCGGTGGAGGTTGTCACCGATGCTGTCCGGCTGGAAACCCATAAGGAGGATATCCGGCTGGTGGAGGAAACGAAAAACTGGGTACTCTCGCCGGAACGGAAAGCGCCGCAAAAAGAGCGTGAGTATGCCGCTGCCCGGCTGGATGGAGTGATCTCCAAAATCAAAAATGCCATGCAGTCTGCGCTGACAAAAATCCAGAAGAAGCTGATGCAGCCGGAGGTCAAGCAGGCTGGTAAACAGCAGATTCAGGAAAAGGCCAAGGAATCCATTCTTGCTTTCCTGAAAAAAGCCAAGCAGGATAGCGCACAGAGAGAATACAACCGGAAAAAGCAGCGGGAAAAACAGGATATAGAGCTTTAA
- a CDS encoding molecular chaperone, with protein sequence MTKLSKYEKETIINWNEAEDTASIYTFNADLKRRLAEFSRKYPQLCRLERSTTEGSVTYVMDKSRLSIRLVPPYSEERLAAAREYAKQHGFQVLRTDKKSV encoded by the coding sequence ATGACGAAGCTGTCTAAGTATGAGAAAGAAACCATCATCAACTGGAACGAGGCGGAGGACACCGCCAGTATCTACACCTTCAACGCCGATCTGAAGCGCAGGCTGGCCGAGTTCAGCCGCAAGTATCCCCAGCTGTGCCGGTTGGAGCGCAGCACCACTGAGGGCAGTGTGACCTATGTGATGGACAAGTCCCGCCTGTCCATCCGTCTGGTACCGCCGTACAGTGAGGAGAGGTTGGCGGCTGCCAGAGAATACGCCAAACAGCACGGATTTCAGGTCTTGCGGACGGACAAGAAGAGCGTCTGA
- a CDS encoding helix-turn-helix transcriptional regulator, protein MHTKLSIPERLKDLRVVDKHLTLEQLAEQTGLSKSALSKYESDDYKDISPFAIATLAEFYGVSTDYLMGLSENKNHPNTELQALHLSDDMVTLLSSGKINNRLLCEIATHENFQRLMTDIEIFVDRIADMRIAQMNLVLEATRQEVIRSHAPGDNDLYVRTLELGQVQESDFFSHTIHDDLDSIVQDIRQAHVTDRTTADSQPTFTEVKEKFDRAMQLGSNEERVIHEFCDQMQIPFDKIASEDFSAFMRILSLSKLLKNPNNMRGKARPQAYHGTKKKKRK, encoded by the coding sequence ATGCACACAAAACTGTCTATCCCGGAACGATTAAAGGATTTGCGGGTGGTGGATAAGCACCTAACCCTGGAGCAGCTGGCCGAGCAGACAGGGCTTTCCAAATCTGCTCTCAGCAAATATGAGAGCGACGACTATAAGGACATCAGTCCCTTTGCCATCGCTACGCTGGCGGAATTTTATGGGGTGTCCACCGATTACCTGATGGGGTTGTCGGAAAATAAAAATCACCCAAACACAGAGCTTCAGGCCCTGCATTTGAGTGATGATATGGTTACATTATTGAGCAGCGGAAAAATCAACAACCGGCTGCTGTGTGAGATTGCCACACATGAGAACTTCCAGCGACTGATGACGGATATTGAGATTTTCGTTGATCGGATCGCCGATATGCGAATTGCCCAGATGAATCTGGTGCTGGAGGCCACCCGGCAGGAAGTGATCCGCAGTCATGCGCCGGGGGATAACGACCTTTATGTCCGCACGCTGGAGCTCGGCCAGGTACAGGAGAGTGATTTTTTCAGCCACACGATCCATGATGATCTGGACAGTATCGTTCAGGATATTCGTCAGGCTCATGTCACCGACCGTACCACCGCTGATTCGCAGCCGACTTTCACAGAGGTCAAGGAAAAGTTTGACCGTGCCATGCAGCTGGGCAGTAATGAGGAACGGGTGATTCATGAGTTTTGCGACCAGATGCAAATTCCATTTGACAAGATTGCTTCCGAGGATTTCTCAGCGTTTATGCGGATACTGAGCCTGTCTAAACTGCTTAAAAATCCCAACAATATGAGGGGAAAGGCCCGGCCACAGGCATACCATGGGACAAAGAAGAAAAAGCGCAAGTAA
- a CDS encoding N-6 DNA methylase gives MSEELIQRNLIEAPEKMGDWNFYNIGATTLKALKGAKIIPDKDYEAYEGKKPDALIVKKPIIIAAIEYKTPQELRTEKQIAKAIAQEIGTAQILQAKVYIVTDGKKTFWINPATGQEILQEDGSRITLNFDKSSTECITLINKIRASINATNNQIKAAASVDPLPLAEKVWQDLWAVSGATPENCLYTFVEIFIFKYLSDLGVLKGMYSFYDLLGKYSGNNENEVLEYYASTVRVKIKALFPGNPKDKTTIINGTIFVSKDDKAVSGYATVFHKILKRFNDFGTLENIDYDFKSKLFETFLKESISKKNWGQYFTPLKVVRAIVNMIDIAPGMKICDPACGVGKFLLEPILHDLHRFYKVEDGELKPQITLSGFDKGFDKDEQKTIILAKANMLIYMSGLLREHPEMTDKFAKLFNDTFLLQTNSILGTLAKPVHDQYDLILTNPPYVMSGSSNLKEEISKDDTLKKYFSVSAMGIEGLFMEWIIRALKPNGKAFIVVPDGIMNRSNDKKLRDFILEQCEIDAVISLPLNTFFTTNKKTYILALTKKAPVMVDGVPTLQRQTSPVFTYLCSEIGETRDVYRFDIDQNDLQVASDLFNMFKGAKTSFANTLNMIGDKRCKISSIDDFYNGTHWCVERWWNHEERQALGIEEESKIIGVNDFRVLLADTINTLSELDEPLAEVEKKNDEDLQFLEIPITQVFDIVRGDGKYTRSYVHEHTGEYPLYSGNTFGPFAQIDSYDYNVPALTWAIDGLAGYMMIHRSPFSATNHRGILLLKDTNIDLEYAKYTLEPIFRELKKGRQGDNGENEYTSLPPFMIQSVKFAVPVDHNGEPWLEKQKEIAAGYVTLEQTKETVVEQIANLSQVSIVPNCDEYAIEYLPLSELFDTIKGKSKYTKKYGNLHSGPYPVYSASSQGTLTHLDTYDYDGRYMTWSTNGFAGTILILDGKFSINGDRGILVPKNGRQDLDFDYMKFTLEPIFRELAKGRKGDNGEDEFTKLYPSMLNDIMVPIPVDGEGNISLSLQKEIAQKFISVQNSQKEIIEKLDALISKKISI, from the coding sequence TTGAGTGAAGAACTGATTCAGCGTAATTTGATAGAAGCTCCTGAAAAAATGGGCGATTGGAATTTCTACAATATTGGCGCTACTACATTAAAAGCTCTTAAAGGAGCGAAGATTATTCCCGATAAAGACTATGAGGCATATGAGGGAAAAAAGCCGGATGCCTTGATTGTTAAAAAGCCAATTATTATCGCAGCTATCGAGTATAAGACCCCTCAGGAGTTGCGAACCGAAAAGCAGATTGCTAAAGCTATTGCACAAGAAATTGGGACAGCTCAGATATTGCAGGCAAAAGTTTACATTGTTACTGACGGCAAGAAAACTTTTTGGATTAACCCCGCTACCGGTCAAGAAATTCTACAGGAAGATGGTAGCCGCATTACATTAAATTTTGACAAGAGTAGCACAGAGTGTATTACCCTCATCAATAAGATTCGAGCCTCTATTAATGCTACCAATAATCAAATCAAGGCTGCTGCGTCTGTTGATCCTCTGCCTCTGGCCGAAAAAGTATGGCAAGATTTATGGGCTGTTTCAGGAGCTACGCCTGAAAATTGTTTGTACACCTTTGTTGAGATTTTCATCTTCAAATACCTCAGCGATTTAGGTGTTTTGAAGGGAATGTATTCATTCTATGATTTGCTGGGAAAATACTCTGGCAATAATGAGAATGAGGTGCTTGAATATTATGCTTCCACGGTACGAGTAAAGATTAAAGCTCTTTTCCCTGGCAACCCGAAGGATAAAACTACCATTATCAATGGAACAATTTTTGTATCCAAAGATGACAAGGCTGTTTCTGGATATGCGACTGTTTTCCACAAAATTCTTAAGCGTTTTAATGATTTTGGGACTTTAGAGAACATAGACTATGACTTCAAAAGCAAGCTGTTTGAAACATTCTTGAAAGAATCAATCAGTAAGAAAAATTGGGGTCAATACTTTACACCCTTGAAGGTAGTTCGAGCTATTGTCAATATGATAGACATCGCTCCGGGTATGAAGATTTGCGATCCGGCGTGTGGCGTCGGAAAATTCTTGCTTGAACCGATTCTTCACGATTTGCACCGATTCTATAAAGTGGAGGATGGAGAGCTAAAGCCCCAAATTACGCTGAGTGGTTTTGACAAAGGATTTGATAAGGACGAACAAAAAACAATCATTCTTGCTAAAGCAAATATGCTGATTTATATGTCTGGTTTGCTCCGAGAGCATCCAGAAATGACAGATAAATTTGCTAAACTTTTTAACGACACATTTTTGCTTCAGACCAACTCGATTCTTGGAACCTTGGCAAAGCCTGTCCATGATCAGTATGATCTGATTTTAACGAATCCGCCTTATGTTATGAGCGGAAGTAGTAATTTGAAGGAAGAGATTTCCAAGGATGATACACTCAAGAAATACTTTTCTGTAAGCGCAATGGGTATCGAAGGTTTGTTCATGGAATGGATTATTCGTGCCCTCAAACCAAATGGAAAAGCGTTTATTGTCGTGCCTGATGGTATTATGAACCGCAGTAACGACAAAAAGCTCCGTGACTTTATATTGGAGCAGTGTGAAATTGATGCTGTCATCTCTCTTCCGTTAAACACTTTCTTCACAACTAACAAAAAAACTTACATTCTTGCTCTGACAAAAAAAGCACCTGTTATGGTGGATGGTGTGCCTACGCTTCAGCGCCAAACCTCCCCAGTATTTACCTATTTGTGTTCGGAAATCGGAGAAACTCGTGATGTGTACCGTTTTGACATCGATCAAAATGATTTGCAGGTTGCATCTGATCTTTTTAATATGTTCAAGGGTGCGAAAACGAGCTTTGCCAACACATTGAACATGATTGGTGATAAGAGATGCAAAATTTCGAGCATTGATGACTTTTACAACGGAACTCATTGGTGCGTGGAACGATGGTGGAATCACGAAGAACGGCAGGCTCTTGGTATCGAGGAAGAATCCAAGATAATCGGAGTAAATGACTTTAGAGTTTTACTTGCTGATACGATTAACACATTGTCTGAACTTGATGAACCATTGGCTGAAGTTGAAAAAAAAAACGATGAGGACCTTCAGTTTTTAGAAATTCCCATTACCCAGGTGTTTGATATTGTTCGTGGCGACGGAAAATATACTCGAAGCTATGTACATGAACACACTGGTGAGTATCCATTATATTCTGGCAACACATTTGGACCATTTGCGCAGATCGATTCCTATGATTATAATGTTCCGGCATTGACATGGGCAATAGATGGTTTAGCGGGCTACATGATGATTCACAGATCACCTTTTTCCGCAACCAACCACCGTGGAATACTCCTGCTGAAAGACACAAATATAGACCTGGAGTACGCAAAATATACCTTGGAACCTATTTTTAGAGAGCTTAAAAAAGGGCGGCAAGGCGATAATGGAGAGAATGAGTACACATCGCTACCACCATTTATGATTCAATCTGTAAAATTTGCTGTTCCGGTAGACCATAACGGAGAGCCTTGGCTTGAAAAGCAAAAAGAAATCGCCGCAGGTTATGTAACTTTGGAACAAACCAAAGAAACTGTTGTTGAACAAATTGCAAATCTCTCACAGGTTTCTATTGTGCCGAATTGTGACGAATATGCGATTGAATATTTGCCTTTGAGTGAGCTATTTGACACTATTAAAGGAAAGTCAAAGTACACCAAAAAGTACGGGAACCTACACTCAGGCCCCTATCCTGTCTACTCGGCATCAAGTCAAGGGACACTGACCCATTTAGATACCTACGATTATGATGGTCGTTATATGACATGGTCAACAAATGGATTTGCAGGTACGATTCTTATTCTGGATGGTAAATTTTCTATTAACGGAGATCGTGGAATCTTGGTTCCTAAAAACGGGCGTCAAGATTTGGACTTCGATTATATGAAATTTACATTGGAACCCATATTCCGGGAGCTGGCTAAAGGTCGAAAAGGCGATAACGGAGAAGATGAATTTACGAAACTATATCCTTCGATGTTAAACGACATTATGGTACCAATTCCCGTCGACGGTGAAGGAAATATTAGCCTTTCACTTCAAAAGGAGATTGCCCAGAAGTTTATATCAGTACAAAATAGTCAGAAGGAAATCATTGAAAAATTGGATGCACTAATATCCAAGAAAATTTCCATTTAA
- a CDS encoding helix-turn-helix domain-containing protein, translating into MADELFTVAQAAEYLKVCDKTVRRMIASKELVASKVGSRSWRIRKDDIDAYLNATSTGQEGADTIE; encoded by the coding sequence ATGGCAGACGAACTATTTACAGTTGCTCAAGCGGCTGAATATTTGAAAGTATGCGATAAAACGGTACGGCGAATGATTGCCTCTAAGGAACTTGTTGCTTCCAAAGTTGGAAGTCGAAGCTGGCGCATCCGTAAAGATGACATAGATGCCTATCTAAACGCCACCAGTACGGGGCAGGAAGGAGCAGATACCATTGAGTGA